The following coding sequences are from one Cervus canadensis isolate Bull #8, Minnesota chromosome 4, ASM1932006v1, whole genome shotgun sequence window:
- the PLK5 gene encoding inactive serine/threonine-protein kinase PLK5 isoform X4, whose amino-acid sequence MSTSAVFALKVVPRGGGGAARLHARGKVEREIALHSRLRHRNIVAFHGHFADRDHIYMVLEYCSRQSLAHVLQARQTLTEPEVRYYLRGLVSGLSYLHQRRIVHRDLKLSNFFLNKNMEVKIGDLGLATRMGPGGRCHRVLCGTPNFLAPEVVSRNGHSCQSDIWALGCIMYMVLTGVPPFVAAPLSEMYQNIRDGRYPEPAHLSANARRLIARLLAPNPAERPSLDHLLQDDFFTQVWGVSGTGRPLSGVSQQPQGFTPDRLPPHSCHSPPIFVVPQPLGRLFRKVGRLLLPQYRAPCLLAPQEASGSGEDGSDPDSMEWGSEDSLLESGALCPRETHPAVGPGDTPE is encoded by the exons ATGTCCACCAGCGCTGTGTTCGCGCTCAAAGTGGTGCCTcgcggagggggcggggctgcgcGGCTACATGCCCGCGGCAAG GTGGAACGCGAGATCGCTCTGCACAGCCGCCTGCGACATCGCAACATCGTGGCCTTCCACGGCCACTTCGCTGACCGGGACCACATATACATGGTGTTGGAATACTGCAGTCGCCAG TCGCTGGCCCACGTGCTGCAGGCACGGCAGACGCTGACGGAGCCCGAGGTGCGCTACTATCTTCGAGGCCTGGTCAGCGGCCTGAGCTACCTGCACCAGCGGCGCATCGTCCACCGGGACCTGAAGCTCA GTAACTTCTTCTTGAACAAGAACATGGAGGTGAAGATCGGAGACCTGGGGCTGGCCACCAGAATGGGGCCAGGGGGCCGCTGCCACAG AGTGCTCTGCGGGACCCCAAACTTCCTGGCTCCAGAGGTAGTGTCCAGAAACGGACATTCCTGCCAGTCGGACATCTGGGCTCTGGGCTGCATCAT GTACATGGTGCTGACTGGCGTCCCTCCCTTCGTGGCGGCTCCTCTGTCGGAGATGTACCAGAATATCCGAGATGGCCGCTACCCCGAGCCTGCACACCTGTCTGCCAACGCGCGCCGCCTCATCGCCCGCCTGTTGGCCCCCAACCCAGCCGAGCGGCCCAGCCTGGACCACCTGCTGCAGGATGACTTTTTCACACAGGTGTGGGGTGTCAGCGGGACAGGGCGGCCCCTCTCCGGGGTGTCTCAGCAGCCCCAG GGCTTCACCCCGGACCGGCTGCCACCCCACTCCTGCCACAGCCCGCCCATCTTCGTCGTCCCCCAGCCTCTGGGCAGACTTTTCCGAAAAGTGGGCCGGCTGCTACTGCCCCAGTACCGGGCACCCT GCCTCTTGGCTCCTCAGGAGGCCTCAGGTTCTGGAGAAGACGGTTCAGACCCTGACTCCATGGAGTGGGGCAGTGAG gactccCTGTTGGAGAGCGGGGCTCTGTGCCCCCGAGAGACCCATCCAGCTGTTGGCCCAGGGGACACTCCAGAGTGA
- the PLK5 gene encoding inactive serine/threonine-protein kinase PLK5 isoform X2 encodes MDPRPRRRRRRRRSCCPLVSVFLRDPSSGRVYRRGKLIGKGAFSRCYKLTDMSTSAVFALKVVPRGGGGAARLHARGKVEREIALHSRLRHRNIVAFHGHFADRDHIYMVLEYCSRQSLAHVLQARQTLTEPEVRYYLRGLVSGLSYLHQRRIVHRDLKLSNFFLNKNMEVKIGDLGLATRMGPGGRCHRVLCGTPNFLAPEVVSRNGHSCQSDIWALGCIMYMVLTGVPPFVAAPLSEMYQNIRDGRYPEPAHLSANARRLIARLLAPNPAERPSLDHLLQDDFFTQVWGVSGTGRPLSGVSQQPQGFTPDRLPPHSCHSPPIFVVPQPLGRLFRKVGRLLLPQYRAPCLLAPQEASGSGEDGSDPDSMEWGSEDSLLESGALCPRETHPAVGPGDTPE; translated from the exons GGCGCCTTCAGCCGCTGCTACAAGCTGACCGACATGTCCACCAGCGCTGTGTTCGCGCTCAAAGTGGTGCCTcgcggagggggcggggctgcgcGGCTACATGCCCGCGGCAAG GTGGAACGCGAGATCGCTCTGCACAGCCGCCTGCGACATCGCAACATCGTGGCCTTCCACGGCCACTTCGCTGACCGGGACCACATATACATGGTGTTGGAATACTGCAGTCGCCAG TCGCTGGCCCACGTGCTGCAGGCACGGCAGACGCTGACGGAGCCCGAGGTGCGCTACTATCTTCGAGGCCTGGTCAGCGGCCTGAGCTACCTGCACCAGCGGCGCATCGTCCACCGGGACCTGAAGCTCA GTAACTTCTTCTTGAACAAGAACATGGAGGTGAAGATCGGAGACCTGGGGCTGGCCACCAGAATGGGGCCAGGGGGCCGCTGCCACAG AGTGCTCTGCGGGACCCCAAACTTCCTGGCTCCAGAGGTAGTGTCCAGAAACGGACATTCCTGCCAGTCGGACATCTGGGCTCTGGGCTGCATCAT GTACATGGTGCTGACTGGCGTCCCTCCCTTCGTGGCGGCTCCTCTGTCGGAGATGTACCAGAATATCCGAGATGGCCGCTACCCCGAGCCTGCACACCTGTCTGCCAACGCGCGCCGCCTCATCGCCCGCCTGTTGGCCCCCAACCCAGCCGAGCGGCCCAGCCTGGACCACCTGCTGCAGGATGACTTTTTCACACAGGTGTGGGGTGTCAGCGGGACAGGGCGGCCCCTCTCCGGGGTGTCTCAGCAGCCCCAG GGCTTCACCCCGGACCGGCTGCCACCCCACTCCTGCCACAGCCCGCCCATCTTCGTCGTCCCCCAGCCTCTGGGCAGACTTTTCCGAAAAGTGGGCCGGCTGCTACTGCCCCAGTACCGGGCACCCT GCCTCTTGGCTCCTCAGGAGGCCTCAGGTTCTGGAGAAGACGGTTCAGACCCTGACTCCATGGAGTGGGGCAGTGAG gactccCTGTTGGAGAGCGGGGCTCTGTGCCCCCGAGAGACCCATCCAGCTGTTGGCCCAGGGGACACTCCAGAGTGA